The Pyrenophora tritici-repentis strain M4 chromosome 9, whole genome shotgun sequence sequence CACCACCCACGCGAGTGCGCACTCCACTCCACAACTTTGCCTCATCCTCAGCCTTGACACGCTGGGCCTGGCGCCTCTCCAGTTCGGCGAAGAACCTAGGTCCGCCGCTCTCAAGCTTCGTCACGAGCTTGTCCATATCATCGCTACCAGCCTTGACCTTGTTCTTAACGTTGAATCGGTACCAACGCTCCATGGGCGCCAATTGTATGGCAGTTTGGATATTGCCGGGGTTTGTAGTTGACAGCATGACGTGCGTCTCGGACATTTCAGACTCGTAGGTGCCCACCCACGTCTGTTTGTTCTCATAATCCTCCAAGTGCCACGGCAGCGTCTCTTCGTAACGGAGCAGTTGTCGCTTCTTAGCCTCTGGAGTGTCGTCAGGTCGGTACTTTTGCTCCGTCTTCTTATGAAAGGCAGGAGGCTTCTTGGTGCCAGTAGGTGCAATCTTGGCCTGGTTCTCCTCGCGAACCTTGCGACGCTCCTCCTTTTGGAGTTCAATGCGCTCGCGTTCCTTGGTTTCTTCCATGTCTTCCCTGGTATCCTCTTCCTCGTAGTGCGAACCTACACCGCTTGGAGGCGCGCGGGGATCTCGGCGGTGGAGCTTGATCGGGGGCGCAAACTGCTTCTCATCCTGGATATCGACGTGACTCTTGCTCTGCAGGCGCATCACGTGGTGCCGCAGCTCCTTCAAGTTCTTGCGGCTCACAATAAGCGGGAAGACGTGGGCGCCTTGGTTTATAAACTCCTGTTTGAGCTCCTCCTTGGACCGCGCACCGTTTTCTGCGGTGGGAACCGTCTTCTTGGCCTCGTTCATCTGCGACAATGACACCAAAGGCTTCGTGATGTTTTGGAGCGGCCGGCGGGGTTTGCGCAAGACGTCTGCCTGGGGACGCGGGCGACGGCGACGAACAGGCTGGCCATTGGCGGCGACGGGCGCGGCAGGCGCGACGGACGGCGGGTTACCGTTCATGTTGCCGTTCATATCGGGGATAATTGAAGCGATGATGAGGGCAAGAAATGAAGGTAAAGGTGGTGGGTGGAGGATAAAGAGAGCGACAAGACCAAGTCGCCTGTCTCAACGAAGCCTCCAAAGGCCGCAGCGGTTGGAACGTCACAGCGCTGCGCTAGCACTGTAAACGAGCTAGCGCGCCAAGCCAGACTTTCCCTCTTGTGAATCGCTGACTCGGCAGTCCCATGGAACAGTGACACTACAAGTACCTGCATCGCAAAGCACTGGTCGATTTTCCATGTTACCCCTCTTCGCTTCCTTTTGGGCATTTCCGTAGCTTGAAGTGGTCGCGCGGGGAGCAAGATAGATTAGGCATCAGCCTCACACCTGCAGCTCCTTCAGCTCGAATTCACAAACATCCATCACGTGCGACAAACGACTACTCCAAACGACTACTGCGTGCTTGTCGCCTGATGCTTGCGTAGAAAAGGTTGTGTAGCGGAATCTTGCCGCATCTTCAATTCACATCCCAATTTACACTAAACCGACATCATGGAACAACAAAATGCGCCCCAGTTGAGTGGGCTCGAGGGTCAGTTGCGCAGCATGATTCTCGACAATGTCAACATGGCCGGCCAAGAGAGCCAATCAACACAGAGAGGACGAGGGAGAGGGCGAGGACGGGGCCAAGGGCGGGGACGTGGGCGGGGACGTGGTGGTCATTTCGTCGACGATGCCAACCCTCCCAGTCAAGACCAGTGGCGTCAGAACCCTTCACTCCCAAGCAGAGCAAGAGGAGGCGGTCGAGTCTGGGACATGTCAGCTCCCGCACGCGGTCAACATCCGCCGAGAGTTCTCCAACGCCCGCATTACCCATCGCCAGGTCAAGCCCAAACAGGCCCGACCTTTTCACAACATTCCCAGCCACAAACAACATATGCACCACGAACACCCCAACCGAGAGAGAATCCCTTGGTTCAGATTGAGCATCTAGACCGAATAGCTGCAGAGGAGATTACCAAGGTTGAAATGTCCACGTCTGAAATCGAAGAAAAGGAAGACTTTAGAAAGTATCTAGAGACGATTATGCAACAAGCCTTTGCTAAGTACTACTCTGGAGACATTGAGAACATCTCACTGGTCGGCTTCGGTAGTCTGGCTTCTGGATTTGGCATGCCTGGCTCAGACATGGACCTCGCTGTTGTACCAACATACAGGGATCCAGCCAGAGCCAACGATTTCTCCATTGATCGAGGTATCCCACGTCTACTAGAGCGAGCAGTACTTGATGCCAAGCTGGGCGGTCGCCTACTCACGCGGACACGAGTGCCTATACTGAAGATATGTCAAAGCCCAACAGAGACTCTTTACACGGCCCTCTTTGAAGAACGCCAAAAGTGGGATGAGCTTCCTGATGAGGAAAAGTACCCTTCAGACGCAACACGGTCGTTTGTACAGCCAAAGCCTGCAGCAAATCACCAGGTACCACCTACTCCACAGGTGGATGCTGCTAAGTTTGTGACCAACTTTCCGACACTAGGCACTACAGCACCTACAAAGAACAGTTTGCAGGCCCCAAAGACTGAGGTCAAGTCGCCTACGACAGAGACATCTAGTGTAACCAACGACAAGGCAAAGAAGGACCAAAACCAGCGCTCTGGAAAGCAATGGTCACGTGAAAAAGTAGTCGGGCCTCTCGACTTCCCAAAGACCGGCTGCGGAATCCAATGTGACATCAACTTTGAGAACCCACTTGGAATCCACAACACCCACATGCTCAAATGCTACTCACTGACGGATCCCCGCGTGCGGCCAATGGTCCTCTTCGTAAAGTCATGGGCCAAGCGTCGCAAAGTCAACAGCGCCTATTCCGGGACCCTCTCTTCCTACGGCTGGGTACTCATGGTGCTGCACTACCTCGTCAACATCGCCTATCCACCGGTATGTCCAAACCTACAGCTCATAGCCAAGAAACCAGAACACACAACGACGCGAATCATCTCAGGCTACCAAGTCCGCTTCTGGCGCCACGAGCATGAAATCATCCACAGCGCCCAAACGGGGCAGTTGACAGAAAACAAGGAATCTCTCGGTTCGCTCCTACGAGGGTTTTTCCAATACTACGCTTCGCTCTCTGGATACAATTACCCGCGACCGCCACAGTTCCACTGGACTAATGAGGTCTTGTCGCTGCGCACACCGGGTGGCATCTTGACCAAGCAGGCCAAGGGGTGGGTTAGCGCGACTACAAAGATTACGGCGGAGAAGAAGGTTACGAATCGGTATTTGTTCGCCATTGAGGATCCCTTCGAGGTTGATCACAATGTCGCGAGGACAGTGACGCATCGTGGTATCGTTACGATTCGAGATGAGTTTCGCAGGGCGTGGAGGATTGTTAGGGCTGTGGGGCAGGGGTTTCCGCCTGAAGGTGGTATCTTTGATGAGGTTTTCGAGTATGACTGAGCGGCGCGGCCGGTATAGAAGCTGAAAGAGACTGTAGGATATGTTTTCTAATCTAAGTCTTGGTGGGAGAAGAGCAAGGGTGGGGTTGGACAGGAGATGGGTGGGATTATCGAGTGTAACAATGTCTCGGGTAACAAGGTGGATCTATGGACACCGTGATTGATGACTTGATGAGATATGAAATGCGATGATGAAATATAGAATAAAAGTAGTTTTCCACTCTGCAGACTAGCATAGTCGATGCTGCATATCAAAAGACGTGGCAGTCACCTCATTGTACAGATACAAAGGACAATCTTAGCGACTTGTTACTACATAAAGTCCATGTCATTGGTGTATCTTCCAAACGTTAATATCCCATATCATGCAACAAAAGTCACCCAAATACAATGCAAATATACCAGCTCCCTTTAGAAAACAACGCCACCGCGTCGCGAGGATTATATACCAGAAACCTCCCAATCTCTATCAAAAATAGAGACATGAACCATTGAGCAATTCTAGAGCCGTGAACATGACCATTATCATAACAGCAACGCCATCAAATGCACCCTAAACGCCATGCTTACCACCAAAACCATCCGCTACTCATCATCTAAAATCGAGCTCGCCAACGGTCCAAAAAACGGAACCTCGTATCGATCCAACGTAGCAGCTACAACACACGTCAGCACATCCCATCCCATCTATCCCTCCCGTCTCCCCCCAAAAAAACCCAAACCTAGAAAAGAAATTCCAAACTCACCATCCCACCACGCCCTCCAAGCCAACCACGCCGCCACAAGCACATCCGCCCCCAACAACCCCCAACTAATCCAGCTCGACCAACTAAAAAAAACGTGCACCACAAAAACCACACTAAATAGCAAACTACTCTGCCACGCGTGAAACCGCACGTAATCGCTCTGGTGCTCCAGTATCAAGAGGAGGACGGCGCCAGCGGGGGGCAGGAGCAGGTATGCGGCGCTGGCTTCGTAGTCGAGTGGGATGGAGAGCGAGGTGTTGAACATGGATATGGTGGTGCGGGGGTGGAGGAATGTGGTGCTGGGGAGGGGAGCGCGACGGGGTGTGTGAGGGAGGCGGCGAGGGCTGGAAGTAGTCGTGGTAGGTGGGCGTGCGGGTTGTGTGTGTGGTGCGGTCGAGGGAGGGGCGTGAGCGGTCGGTTGATGGGCGGGGGAGTGGAGGGGTGGGGGGGAGAGGGCGCGCGAGGCTTCGGGGGTATCTTGATAGGGGGAGAAGTTTGCAGCCATTGTGTGCGTGTTGCGTGTGTTTTGGCGTGTGGAGAGACTTTGAAGCTGATTGCTGTTAGAGTGGGTAGAGGTCAAGGTGTTGTGTTTTGGGTGGGCCGGCGTGACGTTTAGCAGGGATCTGAGCTCGAGCAATGGTGATCGGGGTAAGCTGACATGGACAGGGGTTGTCTTCGCTTAACTAACCGCGTGCCGCACGTGCGTGGTTGTCGTTTTCGGCCTTCTCCGCGTTTTGTTACTCCGCGTGGGTGCTGCAGGAACGGGCGCGGGCGCGGGTGTGCCACGTCGTTGTCTGTGAGGGACTTGATTAAACTTCAGGTGTCATGACTAGACGTCGATCGAGAGAAACCACATATGCCATGTAGCATGTTTGAGTAAAAACCCACACTAACAAGGCCCGAAGACCGCCCTTCTTCCGTCACTCCCACATCAGACGGCGTGTTCTGGGCTCAGGTGTTCTAACGTATCTCACCATGTTGTCGTCCCACCTCGCTCGACCGCCCGTGGCACCACCACCGTTGGAACCACGTATATCAACGAGTTTCCCTCGCTGGCAATCATTCTCACCGCTTCTCTCTGCTGCAGCTCGGAAAAGGTTATCTTGTTTGACCTGACCCGACCCTTTCCGATTTTCTGAGCGCCACCACGCAAACATCATCACACCACGTCCATCTCCAAGTCTTCATCGAGAACATCCATTGATTAATCATGTGCATCGCTATTCTTTCCTCCGCGCATCCCGACTATCCGTTCATTCTGCTGAATAACAGAGATGTAGGCGATTTTGTAATTCATCATGTATCGCATCCTGCCGTCTAACAAGTCCAGGAATATCTCCATCGACCAACGGCAGAAGCGATATGGTGGCCCTCACCAGACACCCAAGTCCTAGGCGGCTACGACCTCCACCGACCCGCCCACGGCACCTGGCTCGGCGTAACCCGACAAGGCCGACTAGCGGTCCTAACCAACTACCGCGAAGAAGACGAATCCATCGTAATCGGGGCCCGAAGCCGCGGCCTCATCCCTAACGCATGGTTAAAAAGCCCGCCTGCGAAAAACGAGTCAACCGTCGACTTTGCCAAGCGAATGATTGAAGAAGA is a genomic window containing:
- a CDS encoding TRF4, DNA polymerase sigma, with the translated sequence MEQQNAPQLSGLEGQLRSMILDNVNMAGQESQSTQRGRGRGRGRGQGRGRGRGRGGHFVDDANPPSQDQWRQNPSLPSRARGGGRVWDMSAPARGQHPPRVLQRPHYPSPGQAQTGPTFSQHSQPQTTYAPRTPQPRENPLVQIEHLDRIAAEEITKVEMSTSEIEEKEDFRKYLETIMQQAFAKYYSGDIENISLVGFGSLASGFGMPGSDMDLAVVPTYRDPARANDFSIDRGIPRLLERAVLDAKLGGRLLTRTRVPILKICQSPTETLYTALFEERQKWDELPDEEKYPSDATRSFVQPKPAANHQVPPTPQVDAAKFVTNFPTLGTTAPTKNSLQAPKTEVKSPTTETSSVTNDKAKKDQNQRSGKQWSREKVVGPLDFPKTGCGIQCDINFENPLGIHNTHMLKCYSLTDPRVRPMVLFVKSWAKRRKVNSAYSGTLSSYGWVLMVLHYLVNIAYPPVCPNLQLIAKKPEHTTTRIISGYQVRFWRHEHEIIHSAQTGQLTENKESLGSLLRGFFQYYASLSGYNYPRPPQFHWTNEVLSLRTPGGILTKQAKGWVSATTKITAEKKVTNRYLFAIEDPFEVDHNVARTVTHRGIVTIRDEFRRAWRIVRAVGQGFPPEGGIFDEVFEYD